The following proteins are co-located in the Podarcis raffonei isolate rPodRaf1 chromosome 5, rPodRaf1.pri, whole genome shotgun sequence genome:
- the SLC19A3 gene encoding thiamine transporter 2 isoform X3 gives MQSSEWIFSTLILCIYGFFSLMRPSEAFLTPYLAGPDKNLTIDEVTQHVFPVWTYSYLALLIPVFLITDYVRYKPVIILQGVSFLITWLLLLFAYGVPAMQLVEFFYGMVTATEVAYYAYIYSVVSPDHYQKVTGYCRSITLVASTIGSLLGQLLVSLAHVSYFYLNAITMASVSVAFMSSFFLPMPQKSMFFHRTSSPEASIGPTDKDPPNVSGQPSHQWDPCVPTTSSANFQNVPVDQLPKIKDQNRFLTVLLQLCKDLKECYTTKKLLYWSIWWALATAGFNQVLNYVQVLWDAKAPSHSSQVYNGAVEAIATFLSSVTSLAVGYVKMNWDLTGEMALGIFSALDAGSLLLMHFTSNIWVCYASYLVFKACYMLLITIATFQIAISLSMERYALMFGFNNFVALLIQTIVTVTVVDSKGLGLDIGTQFLIYGSYFAAIAVIFLIRSIFTITSLKCQKESKNLVENLQKTEAEEQNAVRYDTRL, from the exons ATGCAAAGCAGTGAATGGATTTTCTCCACCTTGATCCTTTGCATATATGGCTTCTTCTCCTTGATGAGACCTTCTGAGGCTTTCTTGACTCCTTATCTTGCTGGGCCTGATAAAAACCTGACTATTGATGAG GTGACGCAGCACGTTTTCCCTGTTTGGACGTACTCCTACTTGGCTCTACTAATCCCAGTATTCCTGATCACAGACTATGTACGCTATAAGCCTGTCATTATTCTCCAGGGAGTTAGTTTCCTGATCACCTGGCTGCTGCTTTTATTTGCATATGGTGTGCCTGCCATGCAGCTGGTGGAATTTTTCTATGGCATGGTGACTGCCACAGAGGTTGCCTACTATGCCTACATATACAGTGTTGTCAGTCCTGACCATTACCAAAAAGTCACTGGCTATTGCAGAAGCATCACTCTCGTGGCATCCACCATAGGTTCCTTGCTGGGCCAGCTTCTAGTCTCTCTGGCCCATGTCTCTTATTTTTACCTCAATGCCATAACCATGGCCTCTGTCTCTGTGGCCTTTATGTCTTCATTTTTTCTACCCATGCCTCAAAAAAGTATGTTCTTTCATAGAACGTCTTCCCCAGAAGCATCCATCGGACCAACAGATAAGGATCCACCAAATGTCTCAGGCCAGCCAAGCCACCAATGGGATCCGTGTGTTCCAACAACATCATCCGCCAACTTCCAGAATGTGCCAGTAGATCAACTGCCCAAAATAAAAGACCAGAATCGCTTTCTGACCGTGCTTCTCCAGCTCTGTAAAGACTTGAAGGAATGCTATACCACAAAGAAACTCCTTTACTGGTCAATATGGTGGGCATTAGCCACTGCAGGATTTAACCAGGTTTTGAATTACGTCCAAGTACTGTGGGATGCTAAAGCACCTTCCCATAGCTCTCAAGTGTACAATGGAGCTGTTGAAGCCATAGCAACATTCCTGA GTTCAGTAACATCACTGGCTGTGGGATATGTGAAAATGAACTGGGACCTTACAGGGGAGATGGCGCTGGGAATCTTCTCTGCCCTGGATGCAGGTTCCCTGCTTCTGATGCATTttaccagcaacatctgggtttGCTATGCTAGCTATCTAGTTTTCAAGGCATGTTATATGCTCCTTATAACCATAGCAAC TTTTCAGATTGCCATCAGTCTCAGCATGGAACGCTATGCCTTAATGTTTGGATTCAACAACTTTGTTGCACTGCTAATTCAAACTATTGTGACTGTCACAGTGGTGGATTCCAAAGGACTGGGACTGGATATTGGGACTCAG TTCCTAATATATGGCAGTTACTTTGCAGCGATAGCTGTGATTTTCCTAATCAGGAGTATTTTTACGATAACATCACTCAAATGCCAAAAGGAGTCAAAGAACCTGGTTGAAAATCTTCAGAAGACTGAGGCAGAAGAGCAGAATGCAGTCCGCTATGACACAAGACTGTGA
- the SLC19A3 gene encoding thiamine transporter 2 isoform X2, with protein MAGKTTDCWRKMQSSEWIFSTLILCIYGFFSLMRPSEAFLTPYLAGPDKNLTIDEVTQHVFPVWTYSYLALLIPVFLITDYVRYKPVIILQGVSFLITWLLLLFAYGVPAMQLVEFFYGMVTATEVAYYAYIYSVVSPDHYQKVTGYCRSITLVASTIGSLLGQLLVSLAHVSYFYLNAITMASVSVAFMSSFFLPMPQKSMFFHRTSSPEASIGPTDKDPPNVSGQPSHQWDPCVPTTSSANFQNVPVDQLPKIKDQNRFLTVLLQLCKDLKECYTTKKLLYWSIWWALATAGFNQVLNYVQVLWDAKAPSHSSQVYNGAVEAIATFLSSVTSLAVGYVKMNWDLTGEMALGIFSALDAGSLLLMHFTSNIWVCYASYLVFKACYMLLITIATFQIAISLSMERYALMFGFNNFVALLIQTIVTVTVVDSKGLGLDIGTQFLIYGSYFAAIAVIFLIRSIFTITSLKCQKESKNLVENLQKTEAEEQNAVRYDTRL; from the exons ATGG CTGGGAAAACGACAGATTGTTGGAGGAAAATGCAAAGCAGTGAATGGATTTTCTCCACCTTGATCCTTTGCATATATGGCTTCTTCTCCTTGATGAGACCTTCTGAGGCTTTCTTGACTCCTTATCTTGCTGGGCCTGATAAAAACCTGACTATTGATGAG GTGACGCAGCACGTTTTCCCTGTTTGGACGTACTCCTACTTGGCTCTACTAATCCCAGTATTCCTGATCACAGACTATGTACGCTATAAGCCTGTCATTATTCTCCAGGGAGTTAGTTTCCTGATCACCTGGCTGCTGCTTTTATTTGCATATGGTGTGCCTGCCATGCAGCTGGTGGAATTTTTCTATGGCATGGTGACTGCCACAGAGGTTGCCTACTATGCCTACATATACAGTGTTGTCAGTCCTGACCATTACCAAAAAGTCACTGGCTATTGCAGAAGCATCACTCTCGTGGCATCCACCATAGGTTCCTTGCTGGGCCAGCTTCTAGTCTCTCTGGCCCATGTCTCTTATTTTTACCTCAATGCCATAACCATGGCCTCTGTCTCTGTGGCCTTTATGTCTTCATTTTTTCTACCCATGCCTCAAAAAAGTATGTTCTTTCATAGAACGTCTTCCCCAGAAGCATCCATCGGACCAACAGATAAGGATCCACCAAATGTCTCAGGCCAGCCAAGCCACCAATGGGATCCGTGTGTTCCAACAACATCATCCGCCAACTTCCAGAATGTGCCAGTAGATCAACTGCCCAAAATAAAAGACCAGAATCGCTTTCTGACCGTGCTTCTCCAGCTCTGTAAAGACTTGAAGGAATGCTATACCACAAAGAAACTCCTTTACTGGTCAATATGGTGGGCATTAGCCACTGCAGGATTTAACCAGGTTTTGAATTACGTCCAAGTACTGTGGGATGCTAAAGCACCTTCCCATAGCTCTCAAGTGTACAATGGAGCTGTTGAAGCCATAGCAACATTCCTGA GTTCAGTAACATCACTGGCTGTGGGATATGTGAAAATGAACTGGGACCTTACAGGGGAGATGGCGCTGGGAATCTTCTCTGCCCTGGATGCAGGTTCCCTGCTTCTGATGCATTttaccagcaacatctgggtttGCTATGCTAGCTATCTAGTTTTCAAGGCATGTTATATGCTCCTTATAACCATAGCAAC TTTTCAGATTGCCATCAGTCTCAGCATGGAACGCTATGCCTTAATGTTTGGATTCAACAACTTTGTTGCACTGCTAATTCAAACTATTGTGACTGTCACAGTGGTGGATTCCAAAGGACTGGGACTGGATATTGGGACTCAG TTCCTAATATATGGCAGTTACTTTGCAGCGATAGCTGTGATTTTCCTAATCAGGAGTATTTTTACGATAACATCACTCAAATGCCAAAAGGAGTCAAAGAACCTGGTTGAAAATCTTCAGAAGACTGAGGCAGAAGAGCAGAATGCAGTCCGCTATGACACAAGACTGTGA
- the SLC19A3 gene encoding thiamine transporter 2 isoform X1, protein MLQCLLLEGSGKTTDCWRKMQSSEWIFSTLILCIYGFFSLMRPSEAFLTPYLAGPDKNLTIDEVTQHVFPVWTYSYLALLIPVFLITDYVRYKPVIILQGVSFLITWLLLLFAYGVPAMQLVEFFYGMVTATEVAYYAYIYSVVSPDHYQKVTGYCRSITLVASTIGSLLGQLLVSLAHVSYFYLNAITMASVSVAFMSSFFLPMPQKSMFFHRTSSPEASIGPTDKDPPNVSGQPSHQWDPCVPTTSSANFQNVPVDQLPKIKDQNRFLTVLLQLCKDLKECYTTKKLLYWSIWWALATAGFNQVLNYVQVLWDAKAPSHSSQVYNGAVEAIATFLSSVTSLAVGYVKMNWDLTGEMALGIFSALDAGSLLLMHFTSNIWVCYASYLVFKACYMLLITIATFQIAISLSMERYALMFGFNNFVALLIQTIVTVTVVDSKGLGLDIGTQFLIYGSYFAAIAVIFLIRSIFTITSLKCQKESKNLVENLQKTEAEEQNAVRYDTRL, encoded by the exons ATGCTCCAATGTCTCCTTTTGGAAGGAT CTGGGAAAACGACAGATTGTTGGAGGAAAATGCAAAGCAGTGAATGGATTTTCTCCACCTTGATCCTTTGCATATATGGCTTCTTCTCCTTGATGAGACCTTCTGAGGCTTTCTTGACTCCTTATCTTGCTGGGCCTGATAAAAACCTGACTATTGATGAG GTGACGCAGCACGTTTTCCCTGTTTGGACGTACTCCTACTTGGCTCTACTAATCCCAGTATTCCTGATCACAGACTATGTACGCTATAAGCCTGTCATTATTCTCCAGGGAGTTAGTTTCCTGATCACCTGGCTGCTGCTTTTATTTGCATATGGTGTGCCTGCCATGCAGCTGGTGGAATTTTTCTATGGCATGGTGACTGCCACAGAGGTTGCCTACTATGCCTACATATACAGTGTTGTCAGTCCTGACCATTACCAAAAAGTCACTGGCTATTGCAGAAGCATCACTCTCGTGGCATCCACCATAGGTTCCTTGCTGGGCCAGCTTCTAGTCTCTCTGGCCCATGTCTCTTATTTTTACCTCAATGCCATAACCATGGCCTCTGTCTCTGTGGCCTTTATGTCTTCATTTTTTCTACCCATGCCTCAAAAAAGTATGTTCTTTCATAGAACGTCTTCCCCAGAAGCATCCATCGGACCAACAGATAAGGATCCACCAAATGTCTCAGGCCAGCCAAGCCACCAATGGGATCCGTGTGTTCCAACAACATCATCCGCCAACTTCCAGAATGTGCCAGTAGATCAACTGCCCAAAATAAAAGACCAGAATCGCTTTCTGACCGTGCTTCTCCAGCTCTGTAAAGACTTGAAGGAATGCTATACCACAAAGAAACTCCTTTACTGGTCAATATGGTGGGCATTAGCCACTGCAGGATTTAACCAGGTTTTGAATTACGTCCAAGTACTGTGGGATGCTAAAGCACCTTCCCATAGCTCTCAAGTGTACAATGGAGCTGTTGAAGCCATAGCAACATTCCTGA GTTCAGTAACATCACTGGCTGTGGGATATGTGAAAATGAACTGGGACCTTACAGGGGAGATGGCGCTGGGAATCTTCTCTGCCCTGGATGCAGGTTCCCTGCTTCTGATGCATTttaccagcaacatctgggtttGCTATGCTAGCTATCTAGTTTTCAAGGCATGTTATATGCTCCTTATAACCATAGCAAC TTTTCAGATTGCCATCAGTCTCAGCATGGAACGCTATGCCTTAATGTTTGGATTCAACAACTTTGTTGCACTGCTAATTCAAACTATTGTGACTGTCACAGTGGTGGATTCCAAAGGACTGGGACTGGATATTGGGACTCAG TTCCTAATATATGGCAGTTACTTTGCAGCGATAGCTGTGATTTTCCTAATCAGGAGTATTTTTACGATAACATCACTCAAATGCCAAAAGGAGTCAAAGAACCTGGTTGAAAATCTTCAGAAGACTGAGGCAGAAGAGCAGAATGCAGTCCGCTATGACACAAGACTGTGA